CCTGTTATGAGATATTAAGGTGCTAAGGTATATAAATCGCGCAATTTGGGCAAGATAAACAAAAAAACCGTTCTATAAGAGCGGTTTTTTGGAGTAATCACAATAGCTTTTCGCGCTCTATCATTCGTCTCAGAGCGAGAAAAATGAACAATATACCCAGAATCGCAATGCCCGCGCGGTTTAAGACCACGCGATTTATCCACAAGCTGGCATCTAAATCTGAAGGCGGATCAAATGGCTTGAGAAAAAGGTAATACGATGTCTCTTCAAATGTCTCAGTAGAAAGCAAAATCGCAATCAAAAGCCCAACGGCGAGCATGCCCGCCGCATTGCCACTGCGACACAAGACAGAAAATAAAAATGTGGCTCCCACCATAAAAAAGGCGGGAATACAGGCATTCAATCCCCCCAGGATATAGGGAAACTCCGCAAAAAAATAGTAGGAAATTGTACTCATTGCCATCAGCGTGGCAAATAGCGCAGCACTGATTGACACAATTCTCACGGCCCACGTCGCGTAGTGGCTGATCGCCGTGCTGAACAGAATCTCGAGCGTATCCTTATCTCTTTCCCCCGACACCAGATCCATCGTCAGGTAAATCGCAAGCACCGTGCCCGGTACTTCGACCAATACATGGAGGGCTTGTTCGACTGAAAGCCCTTCACCCGGACGCCAGATTGCAATTGCGTACAAAACTGCGTAATACGCGACAATCCCGCCAAACATGAAAATCATTTTGCGGTGAAACACGATTTTCATGCTCAGGCTGTGCATTTTGCCGACAAAGAAAAGCAACTCACGCCATGTTAGCCTGTTTGTATTCATCGCCATGTCGCAAAAGATAAAGGTACGCATCTTCGAGGGTGGGCGCAACAGCACGCGCTTCTGGGATGGGATCAGTAGCGAGGAATCGAACCCGAATCCCGTCGGGCACGCGCACATGTGTAATCATATCCAGGTCGCGTTCTAGCGCTTCAAAACGCGGATCTGGCAGCAGAGCCTCCCACACCTTATCGCGCGCCAAATCGCGCATTTCAATCGGGGTTCCCGTGTAGAGCACCTTACCGTGATTCAGCACAGCCAATCGGTTACAACTGCCCGCAATATCTTCGACAATATGCGTGGAAAAAATAATGATTTTCTCCTGGCTAAATCGCGCCAGCAAATTTCTGAATCTGATCCGCTCGAGCGGATCCAATCCCGCTGTTGGCTCATCTACCACAATAATCTGCGGCAAGTGCAACAGGGTTTGTGCAATGCCCACGCGCTGTTTCATACCGCCGGAGAACGAACCAATCAGATCGTCTCGTCTATCCCACAGATTGACCTGTTCCAGACATTCCTGAACGCGCTTGCGTCGCGCCGCCCCATCCTTAAATCCCTCTAAAAGCGCGCGATACTCCAGATAATTATACGCAGACATATGCAGATACAGGCCAAAGTGCTGGGGTAAATATCCAATCACCCCCTGCATATTCCGATGTGTAAGTGGTATTTTGCCATTGGCGAGTACCGACCCGTAATTTGACGACAAAACCCGACACACAATCCGCATCAGCGTGGTCTTGCCCGCGCCATTGGGTCCCAAAAGCCCAAACATCCCGCGCGGAATATCGAGACTCACACCTCCGAGAGCCTGAAATTGTGGGCGCGGAACACCAATCAGGGGAACGGCTGCCGCCCCGCGGTACACGATACCTTTCACCGGGCCTAAACGTCCCGGTATATGTTCGGGATTGATGCGACCTCGTGCAACGCGGTTTGCCAAAAATCCGATGATGCGATAGAGTAAGTAAATCGCAGTAGTGGCGATGGTCAAAGATATAAGTTCCAAACGCCAGTGGATAAAGGCGATAAAGACCAGCGGCAAAATCAATCGGGCGATTTGTGATATCCATCTGTTCTCAATCTGAAAATCGCGCAAAGCTGCCGCGCATAGCACGAGGTGATGTATGAGGCCCCATATAGCAAGCCCTGTCAAAAATATCCAGGATCCCTGTTCAAAATAGGTTTCCAGATAAATCAAAAGTGCCAGAAGTGGTAACTTCCACCACAAACTGTCCTTAATCGCCTTTTTATCTATCAATACCTGCCCGCGCTCTAAAAGGCGCTGATGACGCCGCTTAAAGCGATCCCATTCGTGCTTAAATCGCCCCGGCGCGCCATAAATTTTGGTCAGATTGCGAATTTCGAGATGTTCAATATTGCCGATCTCGGCAAGAGAAGCCATACGCGCGCGATAAATGCGTTGCACGATCCAGATCACACCCATACACAACATCCACGCTGGCAATGCCAAAAGACAGGTCCAGAACAAACTCTGGTAATAATCGTCAACCCAATACGTCAATCCCGCGGCTGCCGTTGTTCCCAATACGATCCCGAACCAGCCAATATCTGCCAGCCAGGCTTTGGTCTGATCAATTCCCATGTACACCACGGGAATAAATACGAGAGTGGAAACTGTTGAGACCGCCAGCCCTCCTATTACCACAATCGCAAAGGGTGGCCAAATTTCGTAATCGCCGCCAAATATAAGTGCCAGAGGCAACATGCCCAAAATGGTGGTTGCCGAAGTCATTAAAACAGGACGCACGCGCGACCGGCTCGCCGTGAGTACCGCGCGTTCTCGCCTGAACCTGCGGCGGCGAAGGGTTTCAATCGCATCGATCAGCACGATCCCATTGTTGACGGCAATACCACTCAAAACAATAAGCCCCAACAGTGCCATTGGCGCTTCTTGCGAGGTCAATCCCGTCCCCGATAAGATCAGTGCCCAGCACGATCCAATAATTGCTGCGGGCCACGTACACAAAATAATCAAAGGCGCGGAAAGCGATTCAAACAAAGAGGCCAAAATCATATAAATCAACACCGCGGCAATGCCCATCATCCAGTAATAAATCGTCTCTTCCTCTGCCTCGATCATTTCGATGCTATACCCTTCGGGCAGCACCATTTCGGAAACTACATCTTGCACATAAGCGCGAGAGGATTCCAGCAGAGGTTGAGATTGCAAAATTTCTTCGGCGAAATTATAGGATACAATTACGCGCCGCGATTGATCGGTGCGCAAAATCATGCTCCTGCCCTGATCTCGGCGCACATGCGAAACTTCCACAAGGGGAATGTACGTCCCCCCTGCGCCCAGTATCGGCGTTTGTCTCAAACCCGCAATCCCTTCTCCTTCTTCTTCGGGATCTTCGACATTGCGAACATCAATCGGGATTTCAGTGCCTTCGGGTGTGAGAAATGAAATATTGGATCGCGCGCCGCGCGGATTGGCGTCGGATACGGCATTGAGCACCTGGCGCACCTGCAATCGCCGGTCAAACATTACTTCCTCATCGGGCAACACATGCACTTCGGATGCGCCGCGTTCTGCATCGGCTCTTACGCTATTCGGATCGATTTCCTCCAGTTCTTCGAGGCGATAGACCAGATCGTCTGCAAGCATTTGAAGCACCGTAAAATCATAGCCGCGAATCACAGCCATTTCCGAAGGTGCGCCCCCTTCCAGATTGAATCCACCCGAGGCCTGACGGGTGCCCCGAATGCCGCCTCCCCCGCCTCCCCCTCGGCCCCCACCACCTC
The nucleotide sequence above comes from Gemmatimonadota bacterium. Encoded proteins:
- a CDS encoding efflux RND transporter permease subunit, with amino-acid sequence MTLAGIAVRRPVTTAMFFIGLAILGAISLDRLPVQIFPELVRPEVFVALTQQGYSPEQVERDLVMPVEREVGKLEGIEAYESFSRQNSGGVRISYAPNTDMKFALLQLESRITRLQPLLPERTRVNIQRFDSSDLSASVMQIHVLGEGDINWLREFAEEKIRPELEAVDGVVNAQVLGGQRTAIEIIVDPLMLQAHQLSMSDVRNRINAFNTRRQYLGKVYDGDQAYAVSIQGQFTDLVQIRRVVIKPELPLHLGDIAKIRYGLQERTDLQRINGKAAVGIRIQKDDEANLIELAGELEDTIERVNGDLAYENIQLVISQNLAEIMNEALNFLKRAAVVGGLLGLFVLFLFLRNLRFVAVLLLAIPCSLLLTFNLMYMWDLSLNVLSMCGLALAVGMLMDNGIVVMENIFKHFEQGKSPKEAAKAGTDEVARAVVAATATTITIFIPVVFIQSDFQDILREFALSIAFPLLASLLVALTLVPALASKTLSLASRPPTGTGVLIEMYTVCLKAGLRHRISVSLGIVGALVITLIISLFFMLQQDIRREESRFTVYINMPEGTTIEALDAVVGEIESAVRDLKGVDRFTTSISETQASINVELLPLSERPDQISVDLIKENLEESFEDVQNAIVSYEAIARTGRGGGGGRGGGGGGGIRGTRQASGGFNLEGGAPSEMAVIRGYDFTVLQMLADDLVYRLEELEEIDPNSVRADAERGASEVHVLPDEEVMFDRRLQVRQVLNAVSDANPRGARSNISFLTPEGTEIPIDVRNVEDPEEEGEGIAGLRQTPILGAGGTYIPLVEVSHVRRDQGRSMILRTDQSRRVIVSYNFAEEILQSQPLLESSRAYVQDVVSEMVLPEGYSIEMIEAEEETIYYWMMGIAAVLIYMILASLFESLSAPLIILCTWPAAIIGSCWALILSGTGLTSQEAPMALLGLIVLSGIAVNNGIVLIDAIETLRRRRFRRERAVLTASRSRVRPVLMTSATTILGMLPLALIFGGDYEIWPPFAIVVIGGLAVSTVSTLVFIPVVYMGIDQTKAWLADIGWFGIVLGTTAAAGLTYWVDDYYQSLFWTCLLALPAWMLCMGVIWIVQRIYRARMASLAEIGNIEHLEIRNLTKIYGAPGRFKHEWDRFKRRHQRLLERGQVLIDKKAIKDSLWWKLPLLALLIYLETYFEQGSWIFLTGLAIWGLIHHLVLCAAALRDFQIENRWISQIARLILPLVFIAFIHWRLELISLTIATTAIYLLYRIIGFLANRVARGRINPEHIPGRLGPVKGIVYRGAAAVPLIGVPRPQFQALGGVSLDIPRGMFGLLGPNGAGKTTLMRIVCRVLSSNYGSVLANGKIPLTHRNMQGVIGYLPQHFGLYLHMSAYNYLEYRALLEGFKDGAARRKRVQECLEQVNLWDRRDDLIGSFSGGMKQRVGIAQTLLHLPQIIVVDEPTAGLDPLERIRFRNLLARFSQEKIIIFSTHIVEDIAGSCNRLAVLNHGKVLYTGTPIEMRDLARDKVWEALLPDPRFEALERDLDMITHVRVPDGIRVRFLATDPIPEARAVAPTLEDAYLYLLRHGDEYKQANMA